In Acipenser ruthenus chromosome 6, fAciRut3.2 maternal haplotype, whole genome shotgun sequence, the following proteins share a genomic window:
- the LOC117410383 gene encoding transcription cofactor vestigial-like protein 2 isoform X2: MSCLDVMYQVYGPPQPYFAAAYSPYHHQKLAFYSKMQDAPESSSGTSSFSSHSAPTIKEEDCGREKECPPEAEYINSRCVLFTYFQGDTSSVVDEHFSRALSQPGSYATSTAGTKSARNTSSWRDGSFPMSQRSFPPSFWNSTYQPSVTATLSSSLNSTLSAPHTEIPFPTDPYSTASLHSHLHQAPTEPWHHAHHHHHHHPYSLSGAISTQSSAYPRPSMHDVYGTHFDPRYSSLLVPSVRPHRLTNATVSTPGTSQCDLGKSEPATSAWTTPGAFTGPGADMGQSLSLNVDAARRYSLCGGPLLS; this comes from the exons ATGAGTTGCTTGGATGTTATGTATCAAGTTTATGGTCCTCCACAGCCGTATTTTGCAGCAGCATACAGCCCGTATCACCACCAG AAGTTAGCCTTCTATTCAAAAATGCAAGACGCTCCAGAAAGTAGCAGCGGCACGAGCTCGTTTTCCAGCCATTCTGCTCCCACTATAAAAGAAGAGGATTGCGGCCGCGAGAAAGAGTGTCCTCCCGAAGCCGAATACATCAACTCAAGATGCGTTCTCTTCACCTATTTTCAAGGGGACACCAGCTCTGTTGTAGATGAACATTTTAGCAGGGCTTTAAGCCAGCCCGGCAGTTACGCGACCAGTACCGCCGGTACCAAGTCAGCAAGAAACACGTCCTCCTGGAGAG ATGGATCATTCCCAATGAGTCAGAGAAGTTTCCCTCCATCATTCTGGAACAGCACCTACCAGCCCTCAGTGACAGCAACCTTAAGCAGCAGCCTTAACAGTACCCTGAGTGCCCCCCACACAGAAATCCCATTCCCCACAGACCCTTATTCCACTGCCTCTTTACACAGCCACTTGCACCAAGCCCCCACTGAGCCGTGGCACCAcgcacaccaccaccaccaccatcacccgTACTCCCTCAGTGGGGCAATCAGCACACAGAGCTCCGCCTACCCACGACCCAGCATGCACGACGTCTATGGAACGCACTTTGACCCCCGCTACAGCTCTTTGTTAGTGCCCTCAGTACGACCACATCGGTTGACCAACGCCACCGTCTCCACGCCTGGTACCTCACAGTGTGACCTTGGGAAAAGTGAACCAGCCACCTCTGCATGGACGACCCCAGGGGCTTTCACCGGACCAGGGGCAGACATGGGTCAGAGCCTGAGTTTAAATGTGGACGCAG CTCGACGTTATTCCCTTTGCGGTGGACCTCTCCTGAGCTGA
- the LOC117410383 gene encoding transcription cofactor vestigial-like protein 2 isoform X1: protein MSCLDVMYQVYGPPQPYFAAAYSPYHHQKLAFYSKMQDAPESSSGTSSFSSHSAPTIKEEDCGREKECPPEAEYINSRCVLFTYFQGDTSSVVDEHFSRALSQPGSYATSTAGTKSARNTSSWRDGSFPMSQRSFPPSFWNSTYQPSVTATLSSSLNSTLSAPHTEIPFPTDPYSTASLHSHLHQAPTEPWHHAHHHHHHHPYSLSGAISTQSSAYPRPSMHDVYGTHFDPRYSSLLVPSVRPHRLTNATVSTPGTSQCDLGKSEPATSAWTTPGAFTGPGADMGQSLSLNVDAGLQPQDKSKDLYWF from the exons ATGAGTTGCTTGGATGTTATGTATCAAGTTTATGGTCCTCCACAGCCGTATTTTGCAGCAGCATACAGCCCGTATCACCACCAG AAGTTAGCCTTCTATTCAAAAATGCAAGACGCTCCAGAAAGTAGCAGCGGCACGAGCTCGTTTTCCAGCCATTCTGCTCCCACTATAAAAGAAGAGGATTGCGGCCGCGAGAAAGAGTGTCCTCCCGAAGCCGAATACATCAACTCAAGATGCGTTCTCTTCACCTATTTTCAAGGGGACACCAGCTCTGTTGTAGATGAACATTTTAGCAGGGCTTTAAGCCAGCCCGGCAGTTACGCGACCAGTACCGCCGGTACCAAGTCAGCAAGAAACACGTCCTCCTGGAGAG ATGGATCATTCCCAATGAGTCAGAGAAGTTTCCCTCCATCATTCTGGAACAGCACCTACCAGCCCTCAGTGACAGCAACCTTAAGCAGCAGCCTTAACAGTACCCTGAGTGCCCCCCACACAGAAATCCCATTCCCCACAGACCCTTATTCCACTGCCTCTTTACACAGCCACTTGCACCAAGCCCCCACTGAGCCGTGGCACCAcgcacaccaccaccaccaccatcacccgTACTCCCTCAGTGGGGCAATCAGCACACAGAGCTCCGCCTACCCACGACCCAGCATGCACGACGTCTATGGAACGCACTTTGACCCCCGCTACAGCTCTTTGTTAGTGCCCTCAGTACGACCACATCGGTTGACCAACGCCACCGTCTCCACGCCTGGTACCTCACAGTGTGACCTTGGGAAAAGTGAACCAGCCACCTCTGCATGGACGACCCCAGGGGCTTTCACCGGACCAGGGGCAGACATGGGTCAGAGCCTGAGTTTAAATGTGGACGCAG GTCTGCAGCCTCAGGATAAAAGCAAGGACCTCTACTGGTTTTAA